One Triplophysa dalaica isolate WHDGS20190420 chromosome 1, ASM1584641v1, whole genome shotgun sequence DNA segment encodes these proteins:
- the scamp2l gene encoding secretory carrier membrane protein 2, like: protein MSGFEHNPFAEPVDVNPFQDPSVTQVTDTSADGIGEFNPFTASSLDGRTIPIATTQPAVLQTTVESSPQASAAAGQAELLRQQEELEKKAAELERKEQELRDRDRGTTQGKQNNWPPLPRFFPIKPCFYQDFDEEIPGDFQRVCRMLYYLWMYHSVTLFLNLLACLAYFTLSPQNGVDFGLSILWFILFTPGAFVCWYRPVYKAFRSDSSFNFFFFFFIFSFQVIVYIIQSVGIPSWGNSGWITALSMINTNILVSVFMMVVAGFFTANAVLSVILLKLVHSMYRRTGASFQKAQEEFSQGVVTNRTFQSAAATAASAAVR from the exons ATGTCCGGATTTGAGCACAACCCCTTTGCCGAGCCAGTGGATGTCAATCCTTTTCAG GATCCATCAGTGACTCAGGTGACAGACACTTCTGCTGATGGAATAGGAGAGTTTAACCCCTTCACTGCCAGTTCTCTA GACGGCCGCACCATTCCCATCGCCACCACCCAACCAGCCGTCCTGCAGACAACAGTAGAGTCCAGTCCGCAG GCCAGTGCAGCTGCAGGACAAGCCGAACTTCTCCGTCAGCAAGAGGAGCTGGAAAAGAAGGCCGCGGAGCTGGAACGCAAAGAGCAAGAGCTTCGAGATCGAGATCGAGGTACTACACAAG GTAAACAAAACAACTGGCCTCCATTGCCAAGGTTCTTCCCGATAAAACCATGCTTCTATCAGGACTTCGATGAAGAGATCCCTGGGGATTTTCAGAGGGTTTGCAGGATGTTGTACTACCTCTGGATGT ATCACAGCGTGACGCTGTTCCTCAACCTGCTGGCCTGTCTGGCTTATTTCACTCTGTCTCCTCAAAATGGAGTGGACTTTGGACTGTCAATCCTCTGGTTTATTCTGTTCACTCCTGGCGCTTTCGTCTGCTGGTACCGACCCGTTTACAAGGCCTTCAG ATCTGACAGCTCCTTCaacttcttctttttcttcttcattttcTCATTCCAAGTGATCGTGTACATCATTCAAAGTGTTGGGATCCCCAGCTGGGGAAACAG TGGCTGGATCACAGCCCTCTCTATGATCAATACTAACATCCTAGTGTCAGTGTTCATGATGGTAGTGGCGGGATTCTTCACTGCTAACGCTGTGCTCTCAGTCATCTTACTGAAATTG GTTCACTCAATGTACAGGCGAACGGGTGCGAGCTTCCAGAAAGCCCAGGAGGAGTTTTCTCAGGGGGTGGTTACTAACCGAACCTTCCAGAGCGCCGCAGCCACTGCGGCTTCTGCGGCTGTACGCTGA